One window of Gloeothece citriformis PCC 7424 genomic DNA carries:
- a CDS encoding pseudouridine synthase, whose translation MTERVQKILSQWGIASRRQAEKLILAGRVRLNGNIACLGDKADLSQDRLEVDGKIIQPVHRPRSIYILLNKPIGVVSTCDDPQKRRTVLDLLPKKLSHETGIHPVGRLDINSTGALLLTNDGELTLRLTHPRYHLPKTYQVWIDGDPGEEILQQWREGVMLMGKKTLPAQVNVIKRYQHQTQLQVILTEGKNRQIRRIVQQMGFNVLKLHRTAIGLIQLTPSNDPSLASGHYRFLKSVEIDFLKNHVNLAIGKEAALYV comes from the coding sequence ATGACAGAACGGGTACAAAAAATTTTATCCCAATGGGGAATTGCCTCTCGCAGACAAGCAGAGAAGCTAATTTTAGCCGGGCGGGTGCGTCTTAATGGCAATATAGCTTGTTTGGGAGACAAAGCCGATCTGAGCCAGGATCGGCTAGAAGTCGATGGTAAAATTATACAGCCCGTTCATCGTCCTCGATCGATTTATATTTTGCTTAACAAACCAATAGGAGTGGTTTCAACTTGTGATGATCCCCAAAAACGTCGGACTGTCCTTGACTTATTACCCAAAAAATTAAGTCATGAAACCGGAATTCATCCTGTGGGGAGATTGGATATTAATTCAACCGGTGCTTTACTGCTGACTAACGATGGAGAATTGACTTTAAGGCTAACTCATCCCCGTTATCATCTTCCCAAAACCTATCAAGTTTGGATCGATGGTGATCCAGGAGAAGAGATATTACAACAATGGCGTGAAGGTGTTATGCTAATGGGCAAAAAGACTTTACCCGCTCAAGTCAATGTGATCAAACGTTATCAGCATCAAACCCAATTGCAAGTTATTTTAACGGAGGGAAAAAACCGTCAAATTCGCCGAATTGTTCAGCAAATGGGCTTCAATGTTTTAAAACTCCATCGTACTGCTATAGGGTTGATACAGCTTACTCCCTCTAATGATCCTAGTTTAGCTAGTGGTCATTACCGCTTTTTGAAATCAGTTGAAATCGATTTTTTAAAGAATCATGTTAATTTAGCAATCGGGAAAGAAGCGGCACTTTATGTTTAG
- a CDS encoding helix-turn-helix domain-containing protein yields MFRKKPKINPHEEQQAKLIEIGAKLQQIRTEQGLSLETITKQTRIPVRLLKAIEAADMDSLPEPVYIRGLIKQFADFLGLEGSPLARTFPVYLTTKSYRSSFYWRLPGLQLRPIHLYFLYILLVIFSVRGISHILKQSVLEMNSLNTQSQTQVQSTTPNPADSQASTKPVVVNLKLKEKCWLRVVVDGKTQFEGVLPEGTHRTWIANKQLTVRAGNAGGVLITFNDNKSKQLGKPGQMQEITFNARSPVDNENNRN; encoded by the coding sequence ATGTTTAGGAAAAAGCCTAAAATTAATCCTCATGAAGAACAACAGGCCAAACTGATAGAAATTGGCGCTAAACTTCAGCAAATTCGCACGGAACAAGGACTTTCTTTAGAAACGATCACCAAACAAACTCGTATTCCTGTGCGTTTATTAAAGGCAATAGAGGCGGCAGATATGGACTCTTTGCCAGAACCGGTTTATATCCGAGGGTTAATTAAACAATTTGCTGATTTTTTAGGATTAGAAGGCTCTCCTTTAGCTCGAACTTTTCCGGTTTATTTGACGACTAAATCTTATCGATCTTCTTTTTATTGGCGTTTACCCGGCTTACAATTACGCCCGATCCATCTTTATTTTCTCTACATTTTGTTAGTGATATTTTCGGTTAGGGGAATTTCTCATATTCTTAAACAATCGGTTTTAGAAATGAATTCCCTAAACACACAATCTCAAACCCAAGTCCAATCTACGACCCCTAATCCGGCAGATTCTCAAGCATCAACTAAACCGGTTGTAGTGAACCTAAAACTTAAAGAAAAGTGTTGGTTAAGAGTGGTTGTAGATGGAAAAACTCAATTTGAAGGGGTTCTTCCCGAAGGAACTCATCGAACTTGGATTGCTAATAAACAATTAACCGTTCGTGCCGGCAATGCGGGAGGAGTATTAATTACTTTTAATGATAATAAATCGAAACAGTTAGGAAAACCGGGTCAAATGCAAGAGATCACCTTTAACGCTCGTTCTCCTGTAGATAATGAAAATAACCGAAACTAG
- the purF gene encoding amidophosphoribosyltransferase, giving the protein MIANRSHYSEEHPIHQQHCTLELPDKPEEACGVFGIYAPEKEVAKLTYFGLYALQHRGQESAGIATFDQDQIYCHKDMGLVSQVFKETTLCELPGQIAVGHTRYSTTGSSHKVNAQPAVIKTRLGHLALAHNGNLVNTIDLRKELEKRGCDFVTTTDSEMIAVAIAQEVDGGKDWQQAAISAFKMCSGAYSLVIGTPQGLMGVRDPNGIRPLVIGTLNKGTIRYVLASETCALDIIGAEYLRDVEPGEMVWITQEGLSSFHWAQKPARKLCIFEMIYFARPDSIMHDETLYTYRVRLGHQLAKESYVDADLVMGVPDSGIPAAIGYSQVSGVAYGEGLIKNRYVGRTFIEPTQQMRESGIKMKLNPLKDVLQGKRIIIVDDSIVRGTTSRKIVKALRDAGAKEVHMKISSPPVTHPCFYGIDTDSQDQLIAATKSTEEIAQQIGVDTLTYLSWEGMLKATGEDPNSFCSACFTGDYPVTIPDQVKRSKLILETAKG; this is encoded by the coding sequence ATGATTGCCAACCGATCTCATTACTCCGAGGAACACCCTATCCATCAACAACACTGTACTCTGGAATTACCCGATAAGCCTGAAGAAGCTTGTGGGGTTTTTGGAATTTATGCCCCCGAAAAAGAAGTCGCTAAATTAACTTATTTTGGATTATACGCCTTACAACACCGAGGCCAAGAATCCGCCGGAATTGCTACCTTTGACCAAGATCAGATTTATTGTCATAAAGACATGGGTTTAGTTTCCCAAGTTTTTAAAGAGACAACTTTATGTGAATTACCCGGTCAAATCGCTGTCGGTCATACTCGCTACTCTACCACAGGCTCTAGTCATAAAGTCAATGCTCAACCTGCGGTCATTAAGACCCGTTTAGGTCATCTGGCTTTAGCACACAATGGTAATTTAGTCAATACTATAGACCTGAGAAAAGAATTAGAAAAACGAGGATGCGATTTTGTCACCACCACTGATTCAGAAATGATTGCGGTGGCGATCGCTCAAGAGGTCGATGGCGGAAAAGACTGGCAACAGGCAGCTATCAGCGCTTTTAAAATGTGTTCCGGAGCTTATAGTTTAGTGATTGGAACGCCACAAGGATTAATGGGCGTTCGAGATCCTAACGGAATTCGTCCCTTAGTTATTGGGACATTAAATAAAGGGACTATACGCTATGTTTTAGCCTCAGAAACCTGTGCTTTAGATATTATTGGGGCTGAATATTTACGGGATGTTGAACCCGGAGAAATGGTTTGGATTACACAAGAGGGTTTATCTTCCTTCCACTGGGCACAAAAACCCGCCCGCAAGTTGTGTATTTTTGAAATGATTTACTTTGCCCGTCCTGATAGTATTATGCACGATGAAACGCTTTATACTTATCGGGTCAGATTGGGTCATCAACTGGCAAAAGAATCTTATGTTGACGCGGATTTGGTGATGGGAGTTCCCGATTCAGGAATTCCGGCAGCGATCGGCTATTCCCAAGTTTCAGGGGTGGCGTATGGAGAAGGATTAATTAAAAACCGTTATGTAGGACGGACTTTTATTGAACCGACTCAACAAATGAGAGAATCGGGGATCAAAATGAAGTTAAATCCTCTCAAAGATGTGTTACAAGGCAAGCGAATTATTATTGTTGATGATTCTATTGTGCGAGGCACAACCAGTCGTAAGATTGTTAAGGCACTGCGAGACGCGGGAGCAAAGGAAGTTCACATGAAGATTTCTTCTCCTCCGGTGACTCATCCTTGTTTTTATGGCATTGATACTGACTCTCAAGATCAATTAATTGCGGCGACTAAATCTACTGAAGAAATTGCCCAGCAAATCGGCGTAGACACCTTAACTTATTTAAGTTGGGAAGGAATGTTAAAAGCAACTGGCGAAGATCCCAATAGTTTTTGTTCTGCTTGTTTTACAGGGGATTATCCTGTCACTATTCCCGATCAAGTTAAACGGTCTAAATTGATTTTAGAAACAGCTAAAGGTTAA
- a CDS encoding Uma2 family endonuclease, which produces MSTEIPQAELSQNPTNFVEDQDWWDPPMPPTDLIFDDGEPLESNRHRIGINVLIRSLLQAFADRNDYFAGGNMFVYYSSEQAKNREFRGPDFFAVLDVDGSYPRQGWVVWNEAGRYPDVIIELMSPSTARIDLTTKKILYERTFKTLNYFVYDPFDANSLQGWQLGNSGHYEELTHNDEGWLWCEALELWVGTWDGTIDKETSSWLRFYDQQKNLIPLPEEFAQLQAETERQRAETERQRAEIERQRAETERQRAERLATRLKELGEDPENF; this is translated from the coding sequence ATGTCAACTGAAATCCCACAAGCTGAGTTATCACAAAATCCTACTAACTTTGTCGAAGATCAAGACTGGTGGGACCCTCCTATGCCCCCTACTGATTTAATATTTGATGATGGAGAACCCTTGGAAAGTAATCGCCATCGAATAGGGATTAATGTTTTAATTCGCTCTCTTTTACAAGCTTTTGCCGATCGCAATGATTATTTTGCTGGCGGTAATATGTTTGTTTACTATAGCAGCGAACAAGCCAAAAATAGAGAATTTCGCGGGCCCGATTTTTTTGCCGTTTTGGATGTGGACGGGAGTTATCCCCGTCAGGGTTGGGTTGTCTGGAATGAAGCCGGACGTTATCCCGATGTTATTATAGAATTGATGTCCCCCAGTACCGCCCGAATTGATCTGACCACCAAGAAAATTCTCTATGAACGGACGTTTAAAACCCTGAATTATTTTGTTTATGATCCCTTTGATGCTAATTCCCTTCAAGGATGGCAGCTAGGAAATTCAGGTCATTATGAAGAATTAACCCATAATGATGAAGGTTGGTTATGGTGTGAAGCGTTAGAATTATGGGTAGGAACTTGGGACGGAACGATCGACAAAGAAACCTCATCTTGGTTACGGTTCTATGACCAACAAAAAAACTTGATTCCCCTACCAGAAGAATTCGCCCAACTCCAAGCAGAAACTGAACGCCAACGGGCAGAAACTGAACGTCAACGGGCAGAAATTGAACGTCAACGGGCAGAAACTGAACGTCAACGGGCAGAACGGTTAGCAACCCGTTTAAAAGAATTAGGGGAAGATCCAGAGAATTTTTAA
- a CDS encoding GIY-YIG nuclease family protein codes for MQVDDYILKLPYVDLKKKQLLPEYSGIYYVVDEAGLVWYIGQAKKINERWAGKSHHRLHQLEAQKKKQFRIYYESIAIGCLDEVEKQRIQQYNPHLNGSKVKRKKVHPTETLLRETLVALSDFAFILGIEPPRQNDPLYVQKCIDFRQDWRIRKKVLSLNVIHIGINQAAMGEVVEDWEHKKAFLGNSFKTRKSYANKWESSSDLSFDLAGQRLVVNGYAIEVCNVNKEVTELIKSYHLQTLAGIQLKTLNQESLEILKKKCCQSQGTLYIPEKFSGGIVELNHQSLQRIRQYETDPIKLVFNEPINEKGGKFLLKQIAEEYQTGKRGIGSRSNKIDISSLLTARGIDKTRYINLSYSSTPQRGRLYIYVKCFAGDLREPLGKQRINLGTDQGSQNNSLPISNLIRGSKGIKAQSLNSYNLSYNNIYMRATVDREAWLLFETYLSDFAKIELSQDDGYIEKVYISGKKYIVPAKLSLTIDNHRSITIPFGPKDEMNYEKVIQVIRERLQNSGLPNLKISFTRETIKK; via the coding sequence ATGCAGGTAGATGACTATATTTTAAAACTCCCTTATGTAGATTTAAAAAAGAAACAATTATTACCTGAGTATTCAGGAATTTATTATGTAGTTGATGAAGCGGGTTTAGTTTGGTATATTGGTCAAGCCAAGAAGATTAATGAGCGTTGGGCAGGTAAAAGCCATCATCGACTGCATCAATTAGAAGCCCAAAAAAAGAAACAATTTAGGATTTACTATGAATCGATCGCTATCGGATGTTTGGATGAAGTAGAAAAACAACGGATTCAGCAATATAACCCCCACTTAAATGGGAGTAAAGTTAAGAGAAAAAAAGTCCATCCAACAGAAACTTTATTACGAGAAACTCTTGTCGCGCTCTCAGATTTTGCTTTTATTCTAGGGATAGAACCTCCTCGTCAGAATGATCCTTTGTACGTGCAAAAATGTATTGATTTTAGACAAGACTGGAGAATCCGTAAAAAAGTTTTATCTTTAAATGTGATTCATATAGGAATTAACCAAGCAGCTATGGGTGAGGTAGTAGAGGACTGGGAACATAAAAAAGCTTTTTTAGGTAATAGTTTTAAAACTCGTAAATCTTATGCTAATAAATGGGAGAGTTCATCGGATTTAAGCTTTGATTTAGCTGGTCAAAGATTAGTGGTTAACGGTTATGCTATAGAAGTATGTAATGTCAATAAAGAAGTGACTGAACTCATCAAAAGCTATCACTTACAAACTCTAGCTGGAATCCAACTAAAAACTCTTAATCAAGAGTCACTAGAAATTCTCAAGAAAAAGTGCTGTCAATCTCAGGGAACTTTATATATACCAGAAAAATTTAGCGGGGGAATTGTAGAACTTAACCATCAATCTTTACAGCGAATAAGACAATATGAAACCGATCCGATTAAACTGGTATTTAATGAACCTATAAACGAAAAGGGAGGAAAATTTTTATTAAAACAAATAGCTGAAGAGTATCAGACGGGTAAACGGGGAATAGGTAGCCGAAGTAATAAAATAGATATTTCTAGTTTATTAACAGCAAGAGGTATTGACAAAACGCGCTATATTAATTTGAGTTATTCTTCTACGCCACAAAGAGGAAGACTATATATATATGTTAAATGTTTTGCGGGAGATTTACGAGAACCTTTGGGTAAGCAAAGAATCAATTTAGGGACAGATCAAGGAAGTCAAAATAACTCATTACCTATTAGCAATTTAATTAGAGGAAGTAAAGGAATAAAAGCACAAAGTTTAAATTCTTATAATTTGTCTTATAATAATATCTATATGAGAGCAACAGTAGATAGAGAAGCTTGGTTGTTATTTGAAACCTATTTATCAGATTTTGCCAAAATAGAACTGAGTCAAGATGATGGCTATATTGAAAAAGTTTATATTTCTGGTAAAAAATATATTGTTCCTGCCAAACTAAGCCTTACAATAGATAATCACCGGAGTATTACTATTCCATTCGGGCCTAAAGATGAGATGAATTATGAAAAAGTCATACAAGTTATTCGGGAACGACTTCAAAATAGTGGTTTACCTAACTTAAAAATTTCATTTACTCGTGAAACCATCAAGAAATAA
- the purL gene encoding phosphoribosylformylglycinamidine synthase subunit PurL — protein sequence MSTPFSQEEISSQGLKPQEYQEIVNRLGRHPNKAELGMFGVMWSEHCCYKNSRPLLKQFPTQGDRILVGPGENAGVVDLGDGLRLAFKIESHNHPSAIEPFQGAATGVGGILRDIFTMGARPIASLNSLRFGNLDNNKTKQLFTGVVAGIAHYGNCVGVPTVGGEVYFDKAYTGNPLVNAMALGLMETPEIVKSGASGIGNPVLYVGSTTGRDGMGGASFASAELTDQSMDDRPAVQVGDPFLEKSLIEACLEAFKTGAVVAAQDMGAAGITCSTSEMAAKGGVGIELDLDKIPVREKGMIPYEYLLSESQERMLFVAQKGREQELIDIFHRWGLHAVVAGEVIADPIVRILFQGEIAAEIPASALADDTPIYHRELLQDPPQYAQNAWQWTVDSLPSPTPDGIEIEGAFKSWNDLLMQLLDTPSIASKRWVYRQYDHQVQNNTVVLPGEGDAAIIRLRPLEAKPSECKIGVAATTDCNSRYVYLDPYEGAKAAVVEAARNLSCVGADPLAVTDNLNFGSPENAIGYWQLASACRGIAEACQEMNTPVTGGNVSLYNETLDSQGNPQPIYPTPVIGMVGLIPDITQVCGLGWQSSGDIIYLLGLSLPTLGASEYLARIHNLVAGKPPKIDFNLEKKVQQSCRYGIRQGWINSAHDCAEGGLAVALAECCIKGKKGAEIEVSLGDSLRTDELLFGESGSKIIVSVKPEFQQQWEDYLTEILGDQWQKLGKVKDDSSTLKINELIDLRVDAMIDCWSTAVERRLAS from the coding sequence ATGTCCACTCCTTTTTCTCAGGAAGAAATCTCCTCACAAGGACTAAAACCCCAAGAATATCAAGAAATTGTTAACCGTTTAGGCCGTCATCCCAATAAGGCTGAATTGGGAATGTTTGGGGTGATGTGGTCAGAACATTGTTGTTATAAAAATTCTCGACCTCTATTAAAACAGTTTCCCACTCAAGGCGATCGCATTCTAGTCGGACCGGGTGAAAATGCGGGAGTAGTGGACTTAGGGGATGGACTCCGACTTGCCTTTAAAATAGAATCTCATAATCATCCCTCCGCCATAGAACCCTTTCAAGGGGCAGCCACAGGGGTAGGAGGCATCCTCAGAGATATCTTTACAATGGGGGCGCGTCCTATTGCTAGTTTAAACTCTCTACGCTTTGGAAATCTAGATAATAACAAGACAAAACAATTATTTACCGGCGTAGTGGCCGGAATTGCCCATTATGGTAATTGTGTCGGAGTTCCTACCGTTGGCGGTGAAGTCTATTTTGATAAGGCATACACCGGCAACCCTTTAGTGAATGCCATGGCCTTGGGATTGATGGAAACCCCCGAAATTGTCAAATCTGGGGCTTCAGGCATCGGAAATCCGGTTTTATATGTGGGATCGACCACCGGACGAGATGGAATGGGGGGCGCAAGTTTCGCTAGTGCAGAATTAACCGATCAATCGATGGACGATCGCCCGGCGGTACAAGTGGGAGATCCGTTTTTAGAAAAATCCCTCATAGAAGCTTGTTTAGAAGCCTTTAAAACTGGTGCAGTGGTGGCCGCCCAAGATATGGGGGCAGCCGGAATTACCTGTTCCACCTCGGAAATGGCCGCTAAAGGAGGGGTGGGGATTGAACTTGATTTAGATAAAATTCCGGTGCGGGAAAAGGGAATGATTCCCTATGAATATCTCTTGTCAGAATCTCAAGAAAGAATGCTCTTTGTGGCACAAAAGGGACGAGAACAGGAATTAATTGATATTTTCCATCGTTGGGGACTTCATGCCGTCGTTGCCGGCGAAGTCATTGCAGATCCCATCGTGAGAATTTTATTTCAAGGGGAAATTGCCGCAGAAATTCCCGCCTCTGCTTTGGCCGATGATACCCCCATCTACCATCGAGAACTCCTACAAGATCCCCCCCAATACGCCCAAAATGCTTGGCAATGGACAGTAGACAGTCTCCCCTCCCCAACCCCCGACGGCATCGAAATCGAGGGCGCGTTTAAGAGTTGGAATGATTTATTGATGCAATTGTTAGATACTCCGAGTATTGCCTCTAAACGTTGGGTTTACCGTCAATATGACCATCAAGTCCAAAATAATACTGTAGTTTTGCCAGGAGAAGGAGATGCTGCTATTATTCGCCTTCGTCCCCTTGAGGCTAAACCCTCCGAGTGTAAAATTGGGGTAGCCGCCACTACTGATTGTAATAGTCGTTATGTTTATCTCGATCCCTATGAAGGGGCAAAAGCGGCTGTGGTAGAAGCTGCCCGCAATTTAAGCTGTGTCGGCGCTGATCCTTTGGCGGTTACTGATAATTTAAATTTCGGCAGTCCAGAAAATGCGATCGGTTATTGGCAATTAGCCTCTGCTTGTCGCGGTATTGCCGAAGCTTGTCAGGAAATGAATACACCAGTCACCGGGGGAAATGTTTCTCTCTACAATGAAACTTTAGATTCTCAAGGCAACCCTCAACCGATTTATCCGACTCCGGTCATCGGTATGGTAGGATTAATTCCCGATATTACTCAAGTTTGTGGTCTGGGTTGGCAATCCTCCGGAGATATTATTTATTTATTGGGGTTATCTTTACCGACTTTAGGCGCTTCTGAATATTTGGCTAGGATTCATAATCTTGTGGCCGGTAAACCTCCCAAGATTGATTTTAATTTGGAGAAAAAGGTACAACAATCCTGTCGTTATGGAATTCGTCAAGGGTGGATTAATAGTGCCCATGATTGCGCTGAAGGGGGGTTAGCTGTGGCTTTGGCAGAATGTTGTATTAAGGGCAAAAAAGGGGCAGAGATTGAGGTGTCTTTAGGCGATAGTTTAAGGACTGATGAGTTATTATTTGGGGAGTCTGGGAGTAAAATTATTGTCTCGGTTAAGCCTGAATTTCAACAACAATGGGAGGATTATTTGACCGAAATATTAGGGGATCAATGGCAAAAATTAGGCAAGGTTAAAGATGATTCTTCTACTTTGAAAATTAATGAGTTAATTGATTTAAGGGTTGATGCCATGATTGATTGTTGGTCTACTGCTGTTGAACGTCGTTTAGCCAGTTAA
- a CDS encoding DUF3598 family protein, protein MTSQWDYFLKNLGQWQGSFTHLSPLGEIMKDVRSVLTLTEVDPRTVRLILQRFPDNQPPQELKLDFTSLNRSLLFCETGAFSQGGMQWSPFSNFGAEFSLIDNDRRLRLVQLYDSNGRLDQLTLIREKRADTNAQEKPPLTLDQLLGKWQGEATTIYASDWYCSAPFFTELIIEQTDSNQIFQQLTYGNGEQASTITSKAIIDGSRLLFNQNNPPRQVLLLPDGASSNCPLEIQSGQGFILELGWLMTPKKRQRLIRQYNSQGEWVSLTLVKEEKIL, encoded by the coding sequence ATGACTTCTCAATGGGATTATTTTCTTAAAAATCTAGGTCAATGGCAAGGGTCATTTACTCATTTATCTCCCCTTGGAGAAATAATGAAAGATGTTAGGAGTGTTTTAACTTTAACAGAAGTCGATCCTCGTACCGTTCGTTTAATTCTGCAACGTTTCCCGGATAATCAACCCCCCCAAGAGTTAAAATTAGATTTTACTTCTCTCAATAGAAGTCTTCTTTTTTGTGAAACCGGGGCTTTTTCTCAAGGAGGAATGCAATGGTCGCCTTTTTCTAATTTTGGGGCTGAATTTAGTTTGATCGATAACGATCGCCGCTTACGTCTGGTTCAACTTTATGACTCTAATGGACGGTTAGATCAATTAACTTTAATTCGAGAAAAACGAGCGGACACAAATGCTCAAGAAAAACCTCCCTTAACCTTAGATCAATTATTAGGAAAATGGCAAGGGGAAGCAACAACTATTTATGCCTCAGATTGGTATTGTTCAGCCCCCTTTTTTACTGAGCTTATCATTGAGCAGACAGACTCTAATCAAATTTTTCAACAGCTTACCTATGGCAATGGAGAACAAGCTTCTACTATAACGTCTAAGGCCATTATTGATGGCTCAAGATTACTTTTTAATCAAAATAATCCTCCTAGGCAAGTTTTACTGTTACCTGACGGGGCTTCCTCTAACTGTCCTCTAGAAATTCAATCCGGCCAGGGTTTTATTTTAGAACTGGGATGGTTAATGACTCCGAAAAAGCGACAGCGCTTAATTCGACAATATAATTCTCAAGGAGAATGGGTTAGTTTAACCCTAGTTAAAGAAGAAAAAATCTTATAG
- the panD gene encoding aspartate 1-decarboxylase has product MGKIRLMHAKLHRVRVTEANVGYIGSITIDPQLLDRVGILPLEEVDIVNLNNGKRFSTYVFPGEAGTGEVCPNGGAALLCQPGDLLIIYAYEERDRSEVLQQGHHARVIVADENNQIKQFFHQTLIPTEEGKGVSFHSDEIILNGQPKNNPILSEN; this is encoded by the coding sequence ATGGGAAAAATACGACTAATGCACGCCAAATTACATCGGGTGCGCGTAACAGAAGCGAATGTAGGTTATATTGGCAGTATTACGATCGATCCGCAATTACTCGATCGGGTGGGGATATTACCCCTAGAAGAGGTAGATATCGTGAACCTCAATAACGGAAAACGATTCTCAACCTATGTGTTTCCAGGCGAAGCGGGGACAGGGGAAGTCTGTCCTAATGGAGGGGCGGCCTTACTTTGTCAACCGGGGGATCTTTTAATTATTTATGCTTATGAAGAACGCGATCGCAGTGAAGTTTTACAACAGGGACATCACGCCCGGGTCATTGTAGCAGATGAAAACAACCAGATAAAGCAGTTTTTTCACCAAACTCTGATTCCTACAGAAGAAGGGAAAGGGGTGAGTTTTCATTCTGATGAAATTATTCTCAATGGTCAACCGAAAAATAATCCGATCCTATCGGAAAATTAA
- a CDS encoding class I SAM-dependent methyltransferase, whose translation MTKQETLWDKFLKPLSSLLINEEELKHLKNAINWQQETENFRNPEIVYPHYYLSQNFHGIKGGYLTIEAAVTYDPVTRYVFPPNETWVRREAIAFIGGQPRRILDLGCGTGSTTLLLKQTFVDGEIIGIDLSPYMLAMANYKAKQAGLSVQWQQGNALKTHFPDASFDVVTASLLFHETPPMVAESILKECFRLLIPGGQVIIFDGNQKILRQTPWLMEIFEEPYIEAYANESVEAWMGLAGFEAVQTQDIWLTNQVTRGIKPLSVKNYEQEIDENIDLINPIPVI comes from the coding sequence ATGACTAAACAAGAGACTCTCTGGGATAAATTTCTTAAACCTTTATCGAGTTTATTGATCAATGAGGAAGAGTTAAAACACCTCAAAAATGCGATTAATTGGCAACAAGAAACAGAAAACTTCCGTAACCCTGAGATAGTTTATCCTCACTATTACCTCAGTCAAAACTTTCACGGAATAAAAGGGGGTTATTTAACGATAGAGGCGGCGGTTACTTATGATCCGGTGACTCGTTATGTTTTCCCTCCTAATGAGACTTGGGTACGACGGGAGGCGATCGCATTTATTGGCGGACAACCCCGTCGTATTTTAGATTTAGGATGTGGGACAGGTTCGACAACATTATTATTAAAACAAACTTTTGTGGATGGAGAAATTATCGGGATAGATTTATCCCCTTATATGCTGGCTATGGCTAATTATAAAGCCAAACAAGCCGGTTTATCGGTTCAATGGCAACAGGGAAACGCTTTAAAAACCCATTTTCCGGACGCTTCTTTTGATGTGGTAACTGCTTCTTTACTGTTTCATGAAACTCCCCCTATGGTGGCTGAATCAATTTTAAAAGAATGTTTCCGTTTATTAATTCCTGGGGGACAAGTCATCATTTTTGATGGAAATCAAAAGATCTTGAGACAGACACCTTGGTTAATGGAAATTTTTGAAGAACCTTATATCGAAGCCTATGCCAATGAAAGTGTAGAGGCGTGGATGGGTTTGGCCGGGTTTGAAGCTGTTCAAACTCAAGATATTTGGTTAACTAACCAAGTTACTCGCGGAATAAAACCCTTATCGGTTAAAAATTATGAGCAAGAAATAGATGAAAATATCGACCTTATTAATCCTATTCCTGTAATTTAA
- a CDS encoding HAD family hydrolase, producing the protein MLKVILLDFNGVIINDEPIHLELIEEILLTENLRPSVAEFQQVCLGRSDRACLRDILSRRGRVVSDEYLDKLIEMKAQKYREKLAQLSDLPIYPEIKEFLPNIQEKGYKIGLVTGALRSEVELILERTEIKHYFSVIVAGDDIKTSKPQPDGYLLAVERFNRLEFNLQLDPSECLVIEDTPAGIEAAKKAGMQVVGIANTYPFHFMQRMANWAIDYLADLELERVEEVLTMGKR; encoded by the coding sequence ATGCTAAAAGTAATTTTGTTAGACTTTAACGGTGTGATCATTAATGATGAACCTATTCATCTAGAATTAATTGAGGAAATTCTGTTGACGGAAAATTTACGACCGTCTGTAGCAGAATTTCAACAGGTATGTTTAGGAAGAAGCGATCGCGCTTGTTTACGAGATATTCTTTCGCGTCGGGGAAGGGTAGTCTCTGATGAGTATTTGGATAAGTTAATTGAGATGAAGGCGCAAAAATATCGAGAAAAGTTAGCTCAATTATCAGACCTTCCCATTTATCCAGAAATCAAAGAGTTTTTACCCAATATCCAAGAGAAAGGTTATAAAATTGGCTTAGTCACTGGGGCGTTACGATCTGAGGTAGAGTTGATCTTAGAACGGACAGAAATTAAGCATTATTTTAGTGTTATTGTGGCCGGAGATGATATTAAAACGAGTAAACCTCAACCCGATGGATATTTATTAGCGGTAGAAAGATTCAATCGTTTAGAGTTTAATTTACAGTTAGACCCATCAGAATGTTTAGTTATTGAGGATACCCCAGCCGGCATTGAAGCGGCAAAAAAAGCAGGAATGCAAGTGGTAGGAATTGCCAATACTTACCCATTTCATTTTATGCAAAGGATGGCCAATTGGGCGATCGATTATTTAGCTGATTTAGAATTAGAACGAGTAGAGGAAGTGTTAACAATGGGTAAGAGATAA